TGCGCAACAGGATAATTTGCGTGAAGCCCTGATTCGTTGGTTATGTGATTATCATCATCTCAATGAGGAAGATCTGCGTTATAGCCTGTACTGGTATCAGGACAACGATGCGGTCAGCCATCTGATGCGTGTCGCCAGCGGCCTCGATTCACTGGTACTGGGTGAACCACAGATCCTCGGACAGGTAAAAAAGGCTTTTGCTGACTCCAGCCGCGGGCACGGCAAAGTCAGTGAACTGGATCGGATGTTTCAGAAGTCTTTCTCGGTGGCCAAACGGGTACGCACTGAAACCGATATCGGTGCCAGCGCCGTTTCTGTCGCTTTCGCCGCCTGTACTCTGGCACAACAAATCTTCGAATCACTGAACAGTGTAACGGTGTTGCTGGTGGGCGCGGGCGAGACTATCGAGCTGGTTGCCCGGCATTTACGGGAAAGTCAGGTGCGGAAAATGATCGTCGCCAACCGAACCCGTGAACGGGCAAAAACGCTGGCCGGAGAGGTGGGGGCGGAGATTATCGCGCTGAGCGATATTGATCAGCGACTGAAAGAGGCCGATGTTATTATCAGTGCCACAGCCAGCCCACTGCCGATCATTAAGAAAGAGATGGTCGAACGTGCGCTGAAAGCACGGCGTAACCAGCCGATGTTGCTGGTCGATATTGCGGTACCGAGAGATGTTGAGCCTGCGGTGGGTAAGCTGGCCAATGCTTACCTGTACAGTGTCGATGATTTACAAAATATTATTCAGCATAACCGCGCCCGGCGTGAAGTCGCGGCGGTGCATGCAGAAGCGATTGTGGAACAGGAAACAGATGAATTTATGGCCTGGTTACGTGCTCAGGAGGCCAGCGAAACCATTCGTGAATATCGTTCCCGCGCCGAACAGACGCGAGAAGAGCTGACGGCGAAAGCGCTGGCGGTACTGGCACAAGGGGGCGATATGCGGGAAGTTATCGAAGATCTTACCCATAAGTTAACCAATCGCCTGATCCACATGCCGACTAAATCGTTGCAACAGGCGGCACGTGACGGAAATGACGAACGTCTGCAAATACTGCGTAATAGCCTCGGGCTGGAATAGCGCAGTTCTTTTTTTCACAACAGGGTGAATTGACACCGATGAAACCGTCTATCATTGCCAAACTGGAAGCTCTCAACGAACGCCATGAGGAAGTTCAGGCGCTGTTAGGAGAGGCGCAGATTATTGCCGATCAGGATAAATTTCGTGCCCTGTCACGGGAATATGCGCAACTGGATAGCGTCGCAGGTTGTTATAACGCATGGCGCAGCGTCCAGGCGGATATCGCTGCGGCGCAGACGATGCTTGACGATGCCGAATTACGTGAGATGGCACAGGAAGAGCTGGCCGTCGCGAAAAATAAAAATGACCAGCTGGAACAGCAATTACAGGTGCTATTGTTGCCGCAGGACCCGGACGATGGACGCCATGCCTTTATTGAAGTGCGTGCCGGTACTGGCGGTGATGAAGCGGCATTGTTTGCCGGGGATCTGTTCCGGATGTACAGCCGTTACGCAGAATCCCGGCGCTGGCAGGTAGAGATTATGAGCGCCAGCGACGGTGAGCACGGGGGTTTTAAAGAGGTCATCGCCAGAATCAGTGGTGATGATGTTTACGGCCGACTGAAGTTCGAGTCAGGCGGCCATCGTGTCCAGCGTGTTCCGGCTACCGAATCGCAGGGGCGGATCCACACCTCGGCCTGTACGGTGGTGGTGATGCCGGTGCTGCCCGAGACAGAAATGCCGGAAATCAATCCCGGCGATCTGCGTATTGATACCTTCCGATCCTCCGGTGCTGGTGGACAACATGTTAACACCACCGATTCGGCGATCCGCATCACTCACTTACCGACCGGTATTGTGGTGGAGTGTCAGGACGAACGCTCGCAGCATAAAAACAAAGCGAAAGCATTGTCCGTGCTTGGGGCGCGTATTCACGCCGCAGAAGTGGCCAGACGACAACAGGCGGAAGCCTCCACCCGACGCAATTTACTGGGCAGCGGTGATCGCAGTGATCGCAATCGCACCTACAATTTCCCGCAGGGACGGGTCACGG
The sequence above is drawn from the Enterobacteriaceae bacterium ESL0689 genome and encodes:
- the hemA gene encoding glutamyl-tRNA reductase yields the protein MTLLALGINHKTAPVALRERVAFSPDTLDQALESLLAQPMVQGGVVLSTCNRTELYLSVAQQDNLREALIRWLCDYHHLNEEDLRYSLYWYQDNDAVSHLMRVASGLDSLVLGEPQILGQVKKAFADSSRGHGKVSELDRMFQKSFSVAKRVRTETDIGASAVSVAFAACTLAQQIFESLNSVTVLLVGAGETIELVARHLRESQVRKMIVANRTRERAKTLAGEVGAEIIALSDIDQRLKEADVIISATASPLPIIKKEMVERALKARRNQPMLLVDIAVPRDVEPAVGKLANAYLYSVDDLQNIIQHNRARREVAAVHAEAIVEQETDEFMAWLRAQEASETIREYRSRAEQTREELTAKALAVLAQGGDMREVIEDLTHKLTNRLIHMPTKSLQQAARDGNDERLQILRNSLGLE
- the prfA gene encoding peptide chain release factor 1, which codes for MKPSIIAKLEALNERHEEVQALLGEAQIIADQDKFRALSREYAQLDSVAGCYNAWRSVQADIAAAQTMLDDAELREMAQEELAVAKNKNDQLEQQLQVLLLPQDPDDGRHAFIEVRAGTGGDEAALFAGDLFRMYSRYAESRRWQVEIMSASDGEHGGFKEVIARISGDDVYGRLKFESGGHRVQRVPATESQGRIHTSACTVVVMPVLPETEMPEINPGDLRIDTFRSSGAGGQHVNTTDSAIRITHLPTGIVVECQDERSQHKNKAKALSVLGARIHAAEVARRQQAEASTRRNLLGSGDRSDRNRTYNFPQGRVTDHRINLTLYRLDEVMEGKLDMLIEPIIQEHQADQLAALAEQE